A window of the Chanodichthys erythropterus isolate Z2021 chromosome 21, ASM2448905v1, whole genome shotgun sequence genome harbors these coding sequences:
- the sec61a1b gene encoding protein transport protein Sec61 subunit alpha-like 2 — MAIKFLEVIKPFCAVLPEIQKPERRIQFREKVLWTAITLFIFLVCCQIPLFGIMSSDSADPFYWMRVILASNRGTLMELGISPIVTSGLIMQLLAGAKIIEVGDTPKDRALFNGAQKLFGMIITIGQAIVYVMTGMYGDPSEMGAGICLLIIIQLFVAGLIVLLLDELLQKGYGLGSGISLFIATNICETIVWKAFSPTTVNTGRGTEFEGAIIALFHLLATRTDKVRALREAFYRQNLPNLMNLISTVFVFAVVIYFQGFRVDLPIKSARYRGQYNTYPIKLFYTSNIPIILQSALVSNLYVISQMLSTRFSGNFLVNLLGTWSDSSSGGPARAYPVGGLCYYLSPPESFGTVLEDPVHAVIYIIFMLGSCAFFSKTWIEVSGSSAKDVAKQLKEQQMVMRGHRETSMVHELNRYIPTAAAFGGLCIGGLSVMADFLGAIGSGTGILLAVTIIYQYFEIFVKEQSEVGSMGALLF; from the exons ATGGCCA ttaaATTCCTGGAGGTGATAAAGCCTTTCTGTGCTGTTTTACCTGAGATCCAGAAACCAGAAAGAAGG ATTCAGTTCAGAGAAAAAGTGTTATGGACTGCAATCACCCTGTTTATCTTTCTGGTCTGTTGCCAG ATTCCCCTCTTTGGAATCATGTCTTCAGACTCAGCAGATCCCTTTTACTGGATGAGAGTGATCTTGGCATCCAACAGAG GAACTCTGATGGAGTTGGGTATCTCTCCCATTGTGACGTCTGGTCTAATCATGCAGCTGCTGGCTGGAGCTAAAATCATTGAGGTTGGAGACACACCTAAAGACCGAGCGCTCTTCAATGGAGCTCAGAAGC TCTTTGGCATGATCATCACCATCGGCCAGGCGATTGTGTATGTTATGACGGGCATGTATGGAGACCCTTCAGAGATGGGTGCTGGAATCTGCCTCCTCATCATCATCCAG TTGTTCGTGGCCGGTCTGATTGTGTTGCTTCTGGATGAGTTGCTGCAAAAGGGTTACGGTTTGGGCTCTGGTATATCTCTCTTCATTGCCACCAACATCTGTGAGACAATCGTGTGGAAAGCGTTCAGCCCAACCACAGTCAACACAGGAAGAG GTACTGAGTTTGAGGGAGCCATTATTGCTCTGTTCCACCTGTTGGCCACTCGTACTGATAAAGTACGAGCTCTGAGAGAGGCCTTCTACAGACAGAACCTGCCCAACCTCATGAACCTCATCTCTACAGTCTTCGTCTTTGCCGTGGTCATATACTTCCAG GGCTTCAGAGTCGACCTCCCTATCAAATCGGCACGTTACCGTGGCCAGTACAACACATATCCCATCAAACTGTTTTACACCTCCAACATTCCCATCATCCTGCAGTCTGCACTGGTGTCCAACCTTTACGTTATCTCTCAAATGCTCTCCACTCGCTTTAGCGGGAACTTCTTGGTCAATCTGCTGGGGACTTGGTCG GATAGCTCAAGTGGAGGTCCAGCTCGTGCTTACCCAGTAGGTGGTTTGTGCTACTACCTTTCTCCCCCAGAGTCTTTTGGCACAGTTCTGGAGGATCCAGTCCATGCTGTCATTTACATCATCTTCATGCTGGGATCCTGTGCCTTCTTCTCTAAGACCTGGATTGAGGTGTCTGGATCCTCTGCCAAAGAT GTCGCCAAACAACTGAAAGAACAGCAGATGGTTATGAGGGGACACAGAGAAACTTCTATGGTCCATGAACTCAACAG GTACATCCCCACAGCTGCAGCTTTTGGAGGCCTGTGTATAGGTGGTCTGTCAGTCATGGCCGACTTCCTGGGAGCCATTGGCTCAGGAACTGGAATTTTGTTGGCAGTCACCATCATCTACCAATACTTTGAGATCTTTGTGAAAGAACAGAGTGAAGTGGGCAGCATGGGTGCTCTACTCTTTTAG